One genomic region from Thalassotalea sp. PS06 encodes:
- a CDS encoding type III pantothenate kinase, with product MIVLLDVGNTQIKFCQVLDNSLSEPMSLDESQVIEQIQRLSPDKVLVCAVSNEAFCQRLEESCLESGCAYKRLLTPDCLTQIKVGYQQPEQLGIDRWMAVVGAAQVAPRENVLVVDAGTATTIDLLSKENKHLGGWIVPGVDMMINALYQNTDKVKGDFSRPADLGFAGNTSDNVNRGCWAMTVALIEYAVRQAAINNVPVSKILLTGGNGKVLQANLQDDTLLCPELVFIGMRQFIDL from the coding sequence TTGATCGTTTTGCTCGATGTTGGAAATACTCAGATAAAGTTTTGTCAGGTGCTGGATAATAGCCTGTCGGAGCCAATGTCATTAGATGAGTCCCAGGTCATCGAGCAAATTCAGCGATTATCTCCCGACAAGGTATTAGTGTGTGCTGTCTCCAATGAAGCATTTTGTCAACGCCTTGAAGAGTCCTGCCTTGAGTCCGGTTGCGCATATAAACGATTACTTACACCAGATTGTTTGACGCAAATAAAGGTTGGCTATCAACAGCCAGAGCAGCTTGGTATCGACAGGTGGATGGCGGTTGTCGGTGCGGCTCAGGTTGCCCCCCGGGAAAATGTTTTGGTCGTTGATGCAGGAACGGCAACCACGATTGATTTGTTGAGTAAAGAAAACAAACACCTGGGCGGCTGGATAGTTCCCGGCGTTGATATGATGATAAATGCGCTTTATCAAAATACCGATAAAGTAAAAGGCGATTTTTCCAGACCTGCTGATTTAGGGTTTGCTGGTAACACCAGTGACAATGTCAATCGCGGTTGTTGGGCGATGACTGTAGCATTAATCGAATACGCAGTACGACAGGCCGCAATTAACAATGTCCCAGTGAGTAAGATCTTATTAACGGGAGGCAATGGCAAAGTTTTACAGGCTAATTTGCAAGACGATACGCTCCTGTGCCCGGAATTAGTGTTTATTGGAATGCGCCAGTTTATTGACCTTTAA
- the rplK gene encoding 50S ribosomal protein L11, translated as MAKKVQALIKLQVAAGAANPSPPVGPALGQHGVNIMEFCKAFNAKTDSLEKGAPVPVVITVYNDRSFTFETKTPPASFLLKKAAGIKSGSGRPNTEKVGTVTRAQLEEIVKTKEPDLTAADMDAAVRTIAGSARSMGLVVED; from the coding sequence ATGGCTAAAAAAGTCCAAGCTTTAATCAAGCTACAGGTTGCTGCTGGTGCAGCTAACCCTTCACCACCAGTTGGTCCTGCGCTAGGTCAACACGGTGTGAACATCATGGAATTCTGTAAAGCGTTCAACGCCAAAACTGATTCTCTTGAAAAAGGTGCTCCAGTACCAGTAGTTATTACTGTATACAATGACCGCTCTTTCACGTTCGAAACGAAAACTCCACCTGCTTCTTTCCTATTGAAAAAAGCTGCTGGTATCAAGAGTGGTTCTGGTCGTCCTAACACTGAAAAAGTTGGTACTGTTACTCGTGCTCAACTTGAAGAAATCGTTAAGACTAAAGAGCCAGATTTAACTGCAGCGGACATGGATGCTGCGGTACGTACAATCGCGGGTTCAGCTCGTTCTATGGGTTTAGTGGTAGAGGATTAA
- the birA gene encoding bifunctional biotin--[acetyl-CoA-carboxylase] ligase/biotin operon repressor BirA → MAKVVREELIRRLASGEFVSGQLLADALGVSRTAISKHIKALSDMGLDVFKVHGKGYRLAEPIYLLNAERIQEILLSLGASNPIEVHTIIDSTNSYLLRRLPNQVIDGQTCVAEYQSAGRGRRGKNWVSPFASHLYVSMYHSLEQGVAAAMGLSVVIGLAVADVLEQYYKLDVQLKWPNDIYIDGRKLAGILVELEGQPTEAGHSVIGLGLNIQMPEAQGQVIDQPWTDIASQLGQSVDRNILVARLISQFNRRLQQHKLYGLTPMLADWQRRDIFINQAVEIISANQLTRGICRGINANGALLIEINGKVKPIYGGEVSLRKQS, encoded by the coding sequence ATGGCTAAAGTAGTTCGTGAAGAACTGATTCGCCGTCTTGCTTCTGGCGAGTTTGTTTCCGGTCAGTTGCTAGCAGATGCACTTGGCGTGAGTCGCACTGCCATATCCAAACACATAAAAGCGCTCAGTGACATGGGGTTAGATGTATTCAAGGTGCATGGCAAAGGTTATCGCTTGGCCGAGCCCATCTATTTATTGAATGCAGAGCGAATTCAGGAAATTCTCCTAAGCTTGGGTGCCAGTAATCCCATCGAAGTACACACCATTATTGATTCGACCAACTCTTACTTGCTAAGACGCCTTCCTAATCAGGTTATTGACGGGCAAACCTGCGTTGCTGAATACCAATCTGCGGGTCGAGGCCGACGCGGAAAGAATTGGGTATCGCCGTTTGCTTCGCACTTATATGTCTCTATGTACCATAGCCTGGAACAAGGGGTTGCCGCGGCGATGGGATTGTCGGTGGTCATTGGTTTAGCCGTTGCTGATGTCCTCGAGCAATATTACAAACTTGATGTGCAGCTAAAGTGGCCAAATGATATTTATATTGATGGCAGGAAGCTGGCTGGAATATTAGTGGAACTTGAAGGTCAGCCCACGGAAGCCGGGCACAGCGTAATAGGGCTTGGGTTGAATATTCAAATGCCGGAAGCCCAGGGACAGGTTATTGACCAACCCTGGACCGACATTGCATCGCAATTAGGGCAATCGGTTGACCGAAACATATTGGTGGCCAGATTAATTTCCCAGTTTAATCGTAGATTGCAGCAACATAAGCTTTATGGTTTGACGCCTATGCTGGCGGATTGGCAGCGACGCGATATATTCATTAATCAGGCGGTCGAAATTATCAGTGCCAACCAGTTGACCCGAGGTATATGTCGGGGAATCAATGCAAACGGGGCGCTGTTGATCGAAATAAATGGCAAGGTAAAACCCATCTATGGTGGCGAGGTAAGCTTGAGGAAACAAAGTTGA
- the secE gene encoding preprotein translocase subunit SecE: protein MNASTENQSGGSLDTLKWGLVFLILAGIVVANYMYGEVSVLIRAVAAVVAVVVAGLIASQTEKGRTAIVFAKESRTEVRKVVWPTREEALKTTGLVIVATVFMAFLLWIFDTVLYWIVNYITSLQV from the coding sequence ATGAATGCTAGTACAGAAAACCAATCAGGTGGTTCTCTAGATACGCTAAAGTGGGGATTGGTATTCCTTATCTTAGCAGGTATCGTTGTTGCTAATTATATGTATGGTGAAGTATCAGTACTGATTCGTGCCGTTGCAGCAGTTGTTGCAGTTGTTGTTGCAGGTTTAATTGCCTCGCAAACAGAAAAAGGTCGCACTGCGATTGTTTTTGCAAAAGAATCACGCACTGAAGTACGTAAAGTTGTATGGCCAACGCGAGAAGAGGCATTAAAAACAACGGGTTTAGTAATCGTTGCTACCGTGTTTATGGCTTTCCTACTGTGGATCTTTGATACTGTGCTGTATTGGATCGTCAACTATATTACTTCATTACAGGTTTAA
- the hemE gene encoding uroporphyrinogen decarboxylase produces MTELKNDNYLRALLKQPVDYTPIWMMRQAGRYLPEYKATRKDAGDFMALCRNTELATEVTLQPLRRYPLDAAILFSDILTIPDAMGLGLYFETGEGPKFERPITCKADVEKIGHPDPEGELQYVMNAVRSIRKALNGDVPLIGFSGSPWTLSTYMVEGGSSKAFTKIKKMMFAEPQTLHLLLDKLADSVISYLNAQIAAGAQSVMVFDTWGGVLSPAMYKEFSLQYMHKIVDGLTRENDGRKVPVTLFTKNGGMWLESIAATGCDALGLDWTINIEDAKARVGDKVALQGNMDPSMLYAPKERIEQEVATILKGFGHENTGHVFNLGHGIHPDVNPEHAGYFIDAVHRLSKPYHQK; encoded by the coding sequence ATGACTGAATTAAAAAACGACAATTATCTTCGCGCTTTACTAAAGCAACCTGTAGATTACACACCAATCTGGATGATGCGTCAGGCTGGACGATATTTGCCAGAGTATAAAGCCACGCGTAAAGATGCTGGCGATTTTATGGCGTTATGTCGAAATACAGAGTTAGCTACGGAAGTAACCCTGCAACCTTTGCGACGCTATCCATTGGATGCGGCAATTTTATTCAGCGATATCTTAACTATTCCTGATGCCATGGGGCTGGGCCTGTATTTTGAGACCGGTGAAGGTCCTAAGTTTGAGCGTCCTATCACCTGCAAAGCAGATGTCGAGAAAATCGGTCACCCGGATCCAGAAGGCGAACTGCAGTATGTTATGAACGCAGTGCGTTCTATTCGTAAAGCGCTTAATGGCGACGTACCTTTAATTGGTTTCTCCGGCAGTCCCTGGACACTCTCTACCTATATGGTTGAAGGCGGTAGTTCGAAGGCCTTCACCAAGATTAAGAAGATGATGTTTGCTGAGCCGCAAACCTTACATCTGTTATTGGATAAACTAGCTGATTCAGTTATTAGTTATCTGAATGCGCAAATCGCTGCTGGCGCCCAATCGGTAATGGTATTTGATACCTGGGGTGGGGTGTTATCTCCAGCCATGTATAAAGAGTTCTCTTTGCAGTACATGCACAAAATCGTTGATGGCCTGACCCGTGAAAACGACGGTCGAAAAGTGCCGGTAACTTTGTTTACTAAAAACGGTGGTATGTGGTTAGAGTCAATCGCAGCGACAGGTTGTGATGCGCTTGGTCTGGATTGGACTATTAATATCGAAGACGCTAAAGCGCGAGTAGGCGACAAGGTTGCACTGCAAGGCAACATGGATCCTTCAATGTTGTATGCTCCGAAAGAAAGAATTGAGCAGGAAGTTGCGACAATTCTTAAGGGCTTTGGTCATGAAAACACCGGTCACGTATTTAATCTTGGCCATGGTATTCACCCAGACGTGAACCCAGAGCATGCCGGTTACTTTATTGATGCGGTGCATCGTTTGAGTAAGCCTTATCACCAAAAATAA
- a CDS encoding sulfite exporter TauE/SafE family protein, whose translation MSKKSNALTMSVSSVNTSNAEIQVTERINRPVFWCMFVFALLSVWLICLMSFESPLETIKEYFGFLFLGIGGAIAANSTGAGGGIVFVPSFSALGMEIEQVIATSVAIQCFGMTVGSLTWLYWFHRKNTVSNDQTTIAAAPESLSLIFRALLYCAPASILGMWLVQYLPLPPIGDVNLIFSIFSLVFGVLVLAQVVMIGDKVRHTEQSFSNANVVLLVIASLIGGIITAWISVGVGEIIAVVLLLLGFSVMYSVAVGVVVSAITVIAGIADFALQGLVVSEVLLFAAPGAMIGGFIARFIAQALGGMRLKIFLGSWILLVGIAGIF comes from the coding sequence TTGAGCAAAAAATCTAATGCCTTAACCATGTCAGTCTCTTCCGTTAATACCTCAAATGCAGAAATCCAGGTAACTGAACGAATAAATCGTCCGGTGTTCTGGTGCATGTTTGTGTTTGCTCTGTTAAGCGTTTGGCTCATATGTCTGATGAGTTTCGAAAGCCCACTGGAAACGATAAAAGAATACTTTGGCTTTTTGTTTCTTGGCATTGGTGGGGCGATAGCCGCTAATTCAACCGGTGCTGGTGGGGGTATCGTTTTTGTTCCAAGCTTTAGCGCACTGGGGATGGAAATCGAACAGGTCATCGCCACCAGTGTTGCTATTCAATGCTTCGGCATGACCGTCGGTAGCTTAACCTGGCTCTATTGGTTCCATCGCAAAAATACAGTATCTAACGATCAAACAACAATCGCAGCAGCCCCCGAGTCACTTTCCTTAATATTTCGCGCGCTACTATATTGTGCACCTGCCTCAATCTTAGGAATGTGGCTTGTCCAGTATTTACCATTGCCACCTATTGGTGATGTAAACCTAATCTTTAGTATTTTCTCTTTAGTGTTTGGTGTGTTGGTTCTGGCGCAGGTAGTAATGATAGGTGACAAGGTTCGCCATACCGAGCAATCATTTAGTAATGCAAATGTTGTGTTATTGGTCATTGCGAGTTTAATCGGAGGCATCATTACCGCCTGGATAAGTGTTGGCGTTGGCGAAATTATCGCTGTGGTGCTATTGCTGCTCGGTTTTTCGGTTATGTATTCCGTTGCGGTTGGCGTTGTCGTTTCCGCCATTACTGTGATTGCCGGTATTGCTGATTTTGCGTTACAGGGTTTAGTTGTCAGCGAAGTACTTTTATTCGCTGCTCCCGGCGCAATGATTGGCGGCTTTATCGCCCGCTTTATCGCCCAGGCCCTTGGTGGCATGCGTTTGAAAATCTTTTTGGGTAGCTGGATTTTATTGGTCGGTATTGCTGGTATTTTTTAA
- the nusG gene encoding transcription termination/antitermination protein NusG, with protein sequence MSEDIKLRWYVVQAFSGYEARVQKTLQEHIEIHGLQDKFGQILVPTEEVVEMRAGQKRKSARKFFPGYVLVEMAMDEEAWHLVKSVPRVLGFIGGTSDRPAPISQREADRILQRLEDSTDKPRPKTLFEPGEVVRVIDGPFADFNGVVEELDYEKSRIKVSVSIFGRATPVELEFSQVEKG encoded by the coding sequence ATGTCTGAAGATATTAAATTAAGATGGTACGTGGTTCAGGCCTTTTCTGGCTATGAAGCGCGTGTGCAAAAGACCTTGCAGGAACATATTGAAATCCACGGTCTTCAGGACAAGTTTGGTCAAATCTTAGTGCCAACTGAAGAAGTCGTTGAAATGCGTGCCGGTCAGAAACGTAAAAGTGCACGTAAGTTCTTTCCTGGCTACGTATTAGTCGAGATGGCGATGGACGAAGAAGCATGGCACTTGGTTAAGAGTGTACCTCGTGTTCTAGGTTTCATCGGTGGTACCAGTGATCGCCCTGCGCCAATCAGTCAGCGCGAAGCAGACCGAATTTTGCAACGTCTTGAAGATTCTACAGACAAGCCAAGACCGAAGACATTATTTGAACCAGGTGAAGTGGTTCGTGTTATCGACGGTCCATTTGCTGACTTTAATGGTGTTGTTGAGGAGCTGGATTATGAGAAGAGCCGCATTAAGGTTTCTGTATCCATCTTTGGTCGTGCAACGCCAGTTGAACTTGAATTTAGCCAGGTCGAAAAAGGCTAA
- the murB gene encoding UDP-N-acetylmuramate dehydrogenase, with product MVSQKHSLQSLSTFALPSYAANLLHLFAPEQLQAIDFPNLGPFYILGGGSNTIFLEDYAGTIIQPDFKGIEVQEHSDNWALHICAGENWHQLVCFCLENNIPGLENLALIPGNCGAAPIQNIGAYGIEFANFCEYVDWYNFETCEQQRLTRDECNFGYRDSIFKGKLKGKGVIVAVGVSIPKLWQPKLSYPGLQELQLPTPKQVFDTVVAIRQSKLPDPEQIPNVGSFFKNPVVDNEQYQQLSSEYESMPAFPQANGKVKLAAGWLIDQCGLKGKQIGGTAVHKKQALVLTNIANGSGKDLVALATYVRQQVKDKFAILLEPEVRLIGASGETTLETAK from the coding sequence ATGGTTTCACAAAAACACTCATTACAGTCATTAAGTACATTTGCATTACCTTCTTATGCGGCAAATTTGTTGCATCTGTTTGCCCCTGAACAATTGCAAGCTATCGACTTTCCGAACCTCGGTCCGTTTTATATTTTGGGTGGAGGCAGCAACACGATTTTCCTTGAAGATTACGCTGGCACGATTATTCAGCCGGATTTTAAGGGAATCGAAGTACAAGAGCATTCAGATAATTGGGCATTACATATTTGTGCTGGCGAGAATTGGCACCAATTAGTGTGCTTTTGTCTTGAGAATAATATACCGGGGTTGGAAAACCTGGCACTTATCCCGGGAAACTGTGGTGCCGCACCGATTCAGAATATCGGCGCCTATGGCATCGAGTTCGCGAATTTTTGCGAATATGTAGACTGGTACAATTTTGAAACTTGTGAGCAGCAACGACTGACTCGTGATGAATGTAATTTTGGTTATCGAGACAGTATTTTTAAAGGTAAATTAAAAGGCAAGGGAGTGATCGTTGCCGTTGGTGTCTCTATCCCTAAACTGTGGCAACCTAAGCTGTCTTACCCTGGTTTACAGGAGTTGCAGCTACCGACACCTAAGCAGGTCTTCGATACGGTTGTTGCCATTCGCCAGAGCAAATTACCAGATCCTGAGCAAATCCCAAATGTTGGTAGTTTCTTCAAAAACCCAGTTGTCGATAACGAACAATATCAGCAACTGAGTAGCGAGTATGAATCGATGCCGGCTTTTCCACAGGCAAATGGCAAAGTGAAACTCGCGGCTGGTTGGTTGATTGACCAGTGTGGGCTTAAAGGTAAACAAATCGGCGGTACTGCCGTACATAAAAAGCAGGCTTTAGTGTTAACAAATATCGCCAACGGCAGTGGTAAAGACCTGGTTGCTCTGGCTACTTATGTAAGGCAACAGGTCAAGGATAAGTTTGCGATCCTGTTAGAGCCTGAAGTGAGATTAATTGGTGCTTCGGGCGAAACAACGTTGGAAACCGCGAAATAA
- the tuf gene encoding elongation factor Tu, which yields MAKEKFERSKPHVNVGTIGHVDHGKTTLTAAISAVLTKTHGGEVRDFAQIDNAPEERERGITINTSHIEYDTATRHYAHVDCPGHADYVKNMITGAAQMDGAILVVAATDGPMPQTREHILLSRQVGVPYIIVFMNKCDMVDDEELLELVEMEVRELLSEYEFPGDDLPVVQGSALGALNGEAQWEEKVLELAEHLDTYIPEPERAIDGDFILPIEDVFSIQGRGTVVTGRVERGIIRVGDDVEIVGIKETTTTTCTGVEMFRKLLDEGRAGENCGVLLRGTKRDEVQRGQVLAKPGSITPHTKFESEVYVLTKDEGGRHTPFFKGYRPQFYFRTTDITGAVELPEGVEMVMPGDNLKFVVELINPIAMDEGLRFAIREGGRTVGAGVVSKIIE from the coding sequence ATGGCTAAAGAAAAATTTGAACGTTCCAAACCGCACGTTAACGTAGGTACAATCGGCCACGTTGACCACGGTAAGACAACACTTACAGCTGCGATTTCAGCAGTATTGACTAAGACTCACGGTGGTGAAGTTCGTGATTTCGCACAAATCGATAACGCTCCAGAAGAGCGCGAGCGTGGTATCACTATCAACACTTCTCACATTGAGTATGACACAGCGACTCGTCACTACGCGCACGTAGACTGTCCAGGTCACGCGGATTATGTTAAAAACATGATCACTGGTGCTGCCCAGATGGACGGCGCTATCTTAGTAGTAGCGGCGACTGATGGTCCTATGCCACAGACCCGTGAGCACATCCTACTTTCTCGTCAGGTTGGTGTACCTTACATCATCGTATTCATGAACAAATGTGACATGGTTGACGACGAAGAGCTTCTAGAGCTAGTAGAGATGGAAGTCCGTGAACTTCTTTCTGAGTATGAATTCCCAGGTGATGACTTACCAGTAGTTCAAGGTTCAGCACTAGGTGCATTGAACGGTGAAGCGCAGTGGGAAGAGAAAGTACTAGAGCTTGCAGAGCACTTAGATACTTACATCCCAGAGCCAGAGCGTGCGATTGACGGTGACTTCATTCTTCCAATCGAAGATGTATTCTCAATCCAGGGTCGTGGTACGGTTGTAACGGGTCGTGTTGAGCGCGGTATCATCCGTGTAGGTGACGACGTAGAAATCGTTGGTATCAAAGAGACTACGACGACTACCTGTACTGGTGTAGAGATGTTCCGTAAGCTTCTTGACGAAGGTCGTGCGGGTGAGAACTGTGGTGTTCTTCTTCGTGGTACTAAGCGTGATGAAGTCCAACGTGGTCAGGTACTTGCTAAGCCAGGTTCCATCACTCCTCACACTAAGTTCGAGTCAGAAGTCTACGTATTGACGAAAGATGAAGGTGGTCGTCACACGCCATTCTTCAAAGGCTACCGTCCACAGTTCTACTTCCGTACGACTGACATCACTGGTGCTGTAGAGCTTCCAGAAGGTGTAGAAATGGTAATGCCAGGCGACAACTTGAAGTTTGTTGTTGAGCTAATCAACCCAATCGCGATGGACGAAGGTTTACGCTTCGCTATCCGCGAAGGTGGTCGTACTGTTGGTGCTGGTGTTGTATCAAAAATCATCGAATAA